From a region of the Castor canadensis chromosome 7, mCasCan1.hap1v2, whole genome shotgun sequence genome:
- the Tekt2 gene encoding tektin-2: MATLSVKPSQRYQLPDWRINSYLLSTNAERQRDASHQIRQEARVLRNETNNQTIWDEHDTKTRLAERIDTINRWKEMLDKCLTDLDAEIDCLAQMKESAEQNLQAKNLPLDVAIECLTLRESRRDIDVVKDPVEDELLKEVEVIEATRKVLQEKISQAFEQLCLLQEVRQQLNSDHRGKMETLDIDRGCLSLDLTSPNISLKINPTRVPSGSTTLKEWDDFSQFNKNHAEAEIKAAMELRETITLTIAQTNNELESQRVATEFAFRKRLREMESVYSELKWQEKNTLEEIAELQEDIRHLEEDLRRKIMNLKLAHTRLESRTYRPNVELCRDQAQYGLTDEVHQLEATITILKQKLAQTQDALDALYKHLARLQAAIACKANSMLLDKKCMDTRRKLTVPAEKFVPQVDTFTRTSNRPLSPLTTCQLERA, translated from the exons ATGGCGACATTGAGTGTCAAGCCAAGTCAGCGCTACCAGCTGCCTGACTGGCGCATCAACAGCTACCTGTTGTCCACCAATGCCGAGCGGCAGAGAGATGCTTCCCATCAGATCCGCCAGGAGGCCCGGGTCCTCCGCAATGAAACCAACAATCAG ACCATTTGGGATGAACATGACACTAAGACTCGACTGGCAGAGAGGATTGACACCATCAACCGGTGGAAGGAAATGCTGGACAAGTGTCTGACAGACTTAGATGCTGAGATTGACTGCCTGGCACAG ATGAAGGAATCAGCAGAGCAAAACCTGCAGGCCAAGAACCTGCCTCTGGACGTGGCCATTGAATGTCTGACCCTGCGGGAGAGTCGGCGAGACATTGATGTGGTAAAGGACCCTGTGGAGGATGAGCTGCTTAAAGAGGTGGAGGTCATCGAAGCCACCAGGAAGGTCTTGCAAGAGAAGATTAGCCAGGCCTTCGAGCAGCTCTG CCTCCTGCAAGAAGTCCGGCAGCAGCTCAACTCTGACCACCGAGGCAAAATGGAGACACTGGATATCGACAGAGGCTGTCTCTCTCTCGACCTCACATCCCCAAACATCTCTCTGAAGATCAACCCCACACGTGTCCCCAGTGG CTCCACCACACTTAAGGAGTGGGATGACTTCAGTCAGTTCAACAAGAACCACGCAGAGGCTGAGATAAAAGCCGCCATGGAGCTGAGGGAGACTATCACCCTAACTATTGCTCAG ACCAACAATGAACTCGAATCCCAGAGGGTTGCAACAGAATTTGCCTTCAGGAAGCGGCTGCGGGAGATGGAGAGCGTGTACAGCGAGCTCAAGTGGCAAGAGAAGAAC ACCTTGGAGGAAATTGCAGAGCTGCAGGAGGACATCCGGCACCTGGAGGAGGATCTGCGCAGAAAGATAATGAACCTGAAGCTGGCCCATACCCGCCTGGAGTCCAGAACCTACCGGCCCAATGTGGAACTCTGCAGGGACCAG GCACAGTATGGGCTCACTGATGAAGTCCACCAGCTAGAGGCAACCATCACCATCCTGAAGCAGAAGCTGGCCCAAACACA GGACGCTCTGGATGCCCTGTACAAGCACCTGGCCCGGCTGCAGGCTGCCATCGCCTGCAAGGCCAACTCCATGCTCTTAGACAAAAAGTGCATGGACACACGACGGAAGCTGACTGTGCCAGCAGAGAAGTTTGTGCCCCAGGTGGACACCTTCACCCGCACCTCAAACCGTCCCCTCAGTCCACTCACAACCTGCCAGCTGGAGCGAGCCTAa